The Deltaproteobacteria bacterium nucleotide sequence TCTCCGATATCCACGTGGGTGGGGCAATGAATCGAGCCCGCTTGCTTCGTATGGCCGCGCTGACCAACGCGGCGCGCCCAGCTATCGTGATGCATACCGGAGATTTTCTGGTTCACCGGACCGGCGATTTTGATGCGCCTCTCTATGAAGCATTGGCACGGATTCGTGCTCCTTATGGCCAGTGGGCGTGCTTGGGCAACCATGATTTTGATGCACCAGAGCGATTGGTACAGCGTCTTGAGCAAGCGGGAGTGCGCATCTTACGGAATATGCTGGTGACACTTTCGATACAGGGTGTTCCGCTCGAAGTCGGCGGGATAGATTACCTGCGTGGCCGCACCACATGGGAAAAGCGTTATGCACAAATTGTGTCGTCCTGGCCCTCACGCACGGAGGCCCCTCGCATCCTTCTGAACCACGATCCCAGTGCATTTATTGCCCTCCCACCGCGATGCGCCGACTTCGTGTTGTCTGGCCACACTCACGGAGGTCATGTTGGAGTGCAAATCAGTCGTGACTTCGCACTCACCGTTGTCGGACTCGCTGGGGTTCCAGATCAGGGAATTTTTCAACGCCCAGAGATGACGATGTATGTCACCCGTTGTGTCGGATTCTATGGTTACCCCATGCGGTTAGGCATTCCCCCAGAGATTGCGATACTCACAATTCGGACGCAGGAGCGATCGATGGTATAGAGACCTGAGTGAAGAGAGCGGAAGCAAACTACGAAGGATGAGGAAGGGAAGACCATGAACTTTCTTTCGGTACGCTCAAAGCGGTAGCTAAGGCCCCAGCACAAAACCGTTGGCCCACGGACCTGGACTCTCAGACAGCACCGTGCTAAGTCCGCGAAATCATTCTGTGGAGGAGGATGGGGCCCGGTGGCCCCACCGGTCTTCAAAACCGAGTTGCGCGGCGTAACGTTGCGCGGATGGTTCGACTCCATCCCTTCTCCGCCAAGATGAAGTCTCATTCTTCTTCCCCTCATCCTGACCTTCTCCCTCAGGGAGAAGGAACCTGGTGCTCAGTGAGGTAAGGAGCCCCCTGGTCATTATGGCTGCAGAAGCAATTCTTCAGCGGCAAAAATCCCGCGCAGGTCAAGGAAAAATGTACCGTCATGAATGCGCCCAAGGATCGGGGAATCCGAAGCACGAAAGCGTACCGCGACTTTCTCGGGTGATAACTTGGTGTGACGTATAGCAATCGCGCGGCTGGAAATCTCTTCTTCTGGAAGCGTGCCACTGCCAATCTGAGCTTTGGTGTCCTCGACGGTGATCGTAAAGCCATCGCCGAGTTGCTGCTGTAGTAAAGGTACAACCTGCGCTGCGATCGTATCCATCTCTGCACGTGAGCGAGTCAGCCAACGTAATGTTGGGAGAGCAGCTACTAAGTCTGGATCCCGACGATAGAGGCGTAGCGTTGCGCTCAACGCTGCAAGGGTCAGTTTACCAACACGCAACGCACGTTTGAGTGGGTTTTTCTTGATGCGAGTAATATATTCTTTGCGTCCGACAATGATCCCCGCTTGTGGTCCACCTAACAGCTTGTCACCACTAAACGTGACCACATCAGCTCCCGTAGCGATTCGCTCGGCAACAACGGGCTCTTTCGGTAAGCCAAAAGCAGAGAGATCGATTAACGCTCCGGCTCCGAGGTCTTCCATCACTGGGATCTGGCGCTCGCGACCAAGGCCGACTAATTCGTTCAGATCAACCGCACTGCTAAATCCAATGATCCGATAGTTACTAGGGTGAACTTTGAGTAAGACGCCAGTTTGTGGTGTAATCGCATCCGCGTAATCCGAAATTCGCGTACGGTTTGTCGTGCCAACTTCATGCAGAGTGACACCGCTCTTACGCATGACATCGGGAATGCGGAATGAGCCACCTATCTCAATCAACTCGCCGCGTGAGACGATCCCCTCTTTCCCCTCAGCAAGTGAGTTCAAGGCAAGTAGAACAGCAGCCGCATTGTTATTGACGACAGTAACAGCTTCGGCGCCGGTTAACGCAAGGAGGTCGTCGGCAACAACATCATCGCGATCTCCACGTCCGGCTTCGCTCAGATCATATTCAAGCGTAACCGGCGACCCGCCGACACGAACGATTTCATCAAGCGCAGCCTTGGCCAATAAAGCGCGACCAAGATTCGTGTGTAACACCGTACCAGTAGCGTTAATCACTGACTGTAACGGCGAACGATCTTCCTGAGCAACGGCACTAGCGACGTGGCCCGCAATCTCGCTCTCGCTGAGCGTAACCGGAGTTGCATTCGCACGAATCTCTTGTCGGATCGCCATCAATGTCTCGCGGACCTTGTCGGTGATATAGGAACGGTTGTATCTCTGTAGCAGGTGACCTACAGTGGGCGTGGAGAGTAGCTTTTCGACCGAGGGGAGTGCACGTAATTGCGCGTGTTTGGTTTCGTGTATTTGTTCCATTGCGGCTGCAGCTTGGCATAGGGGTCTCACACGCGCAACAGTAGAGGAAGAACAGCTTCTTTACGCTTTTCGGAGGAGGAATGTATGGCAACTTCGGCAGCACCATATCGGACAACCATTGGACAACAAGAGGAGAAGATTGCCCACTTTCTCCGCACGTTTGAAGCGCAACAAGAGAAGATTCACCTCGCCAAAATCCATGAGAGCAAACAAGCATTGTTCGATGCGTTGGGCGATCTGTTTCCCCCCTTGAATGCCGAATTAGAGGGACTGACACCACCGGCAGGAGAGGAGAAGTTTCACCAGCAATGGAAAGACGCTGTTGCCTCTCTCGAAGATGCGTATACGTCGTTTCTCTCCGGCTCTGCAGGCAACTTTATGGCTGCCTATTTTCAGAGTCGTCATGCCTTCTCGCAAGGGAAGTATCAACTGTACAGTATGCGTACCCAGTTACCGACGGTGCACAAGTATTGGGTCTTGCCTGAAGCAGCCGCGCGCTTAGCCGAGTTAGAGACACCAGCCAGCGCAAACCAAGCAACTACTGGTGTGCTGCATCGTCCCGTTTCGGATCAACATGGTGAGTATTCTTTATATGTCCCAGAACATTACGACCCCAACCGCCGCTGGCCGCTGATTATCGCGCTCCACGGTGGACATGGTCGTGGCGATGACTATCTCCTCACCTGGCTGCGCTCGGCCAAGAGCAATGGCTACATCGTGCTCTC carries:
- the selA gene encoding L-seryl-tRNA(Sec) selenium transferase, translated to MEQIHETKHAQLRALPSVEKLLSTPTVGHLLQRYNRSYITDKVRETLMAIRQEIRANATPVTLSESEIAGHVASAVAQEDRSPLQSVINATGTVLHTNLGRALLAKAALDEIVRVGGSPVTLEYDLSEAGRGDRDDVVADDLLALTGAEAVTVVNNNAAAVLLALNSLAEGKEGIVSRGELIEIGGSFRIPDVMRKSGVTLHEVGTTNRTRISDYADAITPQTGVLLKVHPSNYRIIGFSSAVDLNELVGLGRERQIPVMEDLGAGALIDLSAFGLPKEPVVAERIATGADVVTFSGDKLLGGPQAGIIVGRKEYITRIKKNPLKRALRVGKLTLAALSATLRLYRRDPDLVAALPTLRWLTRSRAEMDTIAAQVVPLLQQQLGDGFTITVEDTKAQIGSGTLPEEEISSRAIAIRHTKLSPEKVAVRFRASDSPILGRIHDGTFFLDLRGIFAAEELLLQP